The DNA sequence ACTGTCCTGGGGTCTTCACTGACCACAAATCTGCTCCTACAGAGTGGCACACAGGCAGCTGCATAGGCAAACATTCGCTGTGGGTGTGACCCAGGCGAGACCGGGCTTCAGCACAGCGAGTCCGGTTAGGTGATCCCTTGCTGCTGGAGCAGACGCTGGCCAGTGATCAGTCCTTGCCCGTGCGCGAGACTCCGGCACGTGAACTGAGCTGCTCTGTCTGTGCGCAGGTGCTGGCCGGCGTGCTGAAGCCCTGCGGCCGCAGTGGCCGCCTGCAGCTGCTGGACCAGACGGGGgcggtggagtgtgtgtgcgtggaGAGGGATGGGGACACGCAGCGCGCCCTCAGCGACACGGCCTGGATCGGTAACGCAGCCGGTCCTGTCATCAAGACTGAGCTGTCTCTCCCCGTCTGAGCGCCTGTCCGAGTGTCAGTGTGGTGTCACAGTGTCTGCACCCCTGTCTGAGTGCCAGTGTGGTGTCGGAGTGTCGACACCCCTGTCGGTGTGCCAGAGTGCCTGTTGGAGTGTGGACACCCCTGTCGGTGTGCCAGTGTGCCTGTTGGAGTGTGGACACCCCTGTCTGAGTGCCAGTGTGGTGTCGGAGTGTCGACACCCCTGTCGGTGTGCCAGAGTGCCTGTTGGAGTGTGGACACCCCTGTCGGTGTGCCAGTGTGCCTGTTGGAGTGTGGACACCCCTGTCGGTGTGCCAGTGTGCCTGTTGGAGTGTCTGCACCCTGTCCGAGTGTCAGTGTGGTGTCATGATGTCTGCACCCTGTCCGAGTGTCAGTGTGGTGTCACGGTGTCTGCACCCCTGTCGGAGTGCCAGGGTGCCAGTGTGGTGTCACAGTGTCTGCACCCCTGTCAGAGTGCCAGGGTGCCTGTCGGAGTATCTGTGTTGGAGGttaatccctctctctcctgtctctctgtctccaggCTGTCTGGTCTCAGTTCGTCGCTTCTCCATAGTGACAGAGAGATTCCTGAAGACTGAATTCCCGTCCTGGAGACACCTGGATCAGCAGCAGTACATTAAAGAGAGGAGCTGCAGGTACCAGGCCGGTCCTGTAGGAAAAACCCCACAGGGAGCTTGAGACTTTGAGCCAGGCCCTCTAACCTGTCATTGGAACAGCTGTCCTTCAGTGTGTCCAGAGGCAGGGTTTAAAGGTCTGTGTCTGGACTTGGGTCTGAGCTCTGACTTTGGAACAGGTTGTGTTTGTCTCTTGAGCAGTTTGGCACCGACAATCTCTTCGCTTTCTCAATGGCTGAATGAACGTAATCTCTCCGGAACAAACACGATGACGGAGACTCTCCCTGCGgattttcattcattgagcaagCGACTGAGGCCGCCCCCCCCGCGTCCTGTCCGTCTGCTCCGATTGGTGGCCGACCCCAAGAGAGGTGAAGGAACTGATAGCAGCAGGGAAGCTTCCCGCACGGCTCTTGAGTTTTCTCGTCGGGACCCTGGCTTGTTCCAAGACAAACACCGGCCCTTTCCTGCCAGCGGCCCTGGGGGTCAGCCTGAGCAAACACCCGCGCGGGCAGCTCGGGGTCGATGAGGGCAGCGGAGCCAGGCCGGGCCAGGCTGGAGCCCGGTAACTGTGCCGGCACTGCAGCGCGGCTTTGGAATAGGAAATACGGTGACCTCCCGACTCTTATAGATTGGGAATCCAGGAGTACAGGATCCCTCCCTCACAGTGTTCAGGAATACAGTAACCCCCCACTTTAGTAATGATCAAGAATACAGTGATCCCCTTCTCTTAAGATTCAGGAATGCAGTGGCCTGCTCTTCTCTCAGTGTTCAGTAGTACAGTGATCTCTTCTCTCAGTGTTCAGTAGTACAGTGGCTTGCTCTGCTTTCAGTGTTCAGTACTACAGTGATCTCTGCTCTCAGTGTTCAGTAGTACAATGATCTCTGCTCTCAGTGTTCAGTAGTACAATAATCTCTGCTCTCAGTGTTCAGTAGTACAGTGGCCTGCTCTGCTCTCAGTGTTCAGTAGTACAGTGGCCTACTCTCTGTCTCCTCTGTCCTGCAGGGTATATGTTCAGTTCTGTGTTGGTGACCTGGAGCTGCTCAGCCCGTCGGCGGCCATGTCTCGGCTCCGCAGcgcaggacagacacagagcCCCGGCGTGAGGAAGACTCCGGGAGACCCAGAGGGGCTGGGCGGGGCGAGGAAGACTCCGGGAGACCCAGAGGGGCTGGGCGGGGCGAGGAAGACTTTGGGAGACCCGGAGGGGCTGGGCGGAGCGAGGAAGAGATTGAGAGGTGTCGCTGAAGATGCAGAAGAGTCGGAATGGGGGGCAGGAGTGCAGAGCACAAAGGGAGCGGGTCCGAGAGCTGCCCCACTGTCATCGAGCCCTGCCTGCACTCTGACCTCAGCTGGATCTATCCGGTCAGAGGTCGCGACCCCGCCGCCCTGCGTGTCAGTGCTCTTCCGGGTCTTGGAGAAGGAGGGCCTGTCCTTCCGCAATATGGCCTCCAACCAGGCACCTGGTCCGGCTGGGCTCAAGATGAGCTTTGGAGCATCTGCTGTGCTGCTTGGGGAGCCCCGTGTATGTGCAGGGGACTCCAATAACACCCATCTCCCCCCAGAGGAGACAGAGAGTGGAGACAATGGTGCCCCCTGCAGGGTAAGATGCGCTACTGCAGTGCTGATGGTCACATGGCGGAAATGTCTGGTCCTGTTCGTCTAATTCTCTGCAGGAATATAGGGAATGAAAGCTTTGTGCTTTGTGCTGTATCTGGTCTCCCAAGGCTTGCAACTCTAAAATTGCAATAGCAGAATTGTAGGCAAAAATACCTACTATTACTAGTGCTGTCAGGGCAGACTCAGTGTGTAAGAGTGCTGTTTTAAATACTTGTAGTTTTTGGAGTATGTTGCCAACTGTCCAGTATAAACGGACATAGAGGGACATCTAGTGTTTTCATCATAAAATGATGTCTGGTATTGACTTTGAACATGATTCCCTTTTCCTCCATTGCAACTGGTCGAAATGCTGGCAGGTGCAGCTGCTCTTCCTGGGCGGGGCCGTGCGCTGgttccacctcctgcagccgGGCTGCCTGTACAGGCTGGTCGCGCCGGACACCGCGGTCAGTACCGCCTCGCCCCACGTCTGCGAGTGTCCATGCGGTCCCTTTCGCTCCATGCCTTGACTcttctatctctctctctctctctctctctcaggaccCCAGCATTCTCTCCAGCCCCTCTCGCCCCACCTATACTGGTCCCCAGTGCCCTGAGGCACGCTCCCTCCCAGTGCTCCCACACTGGCAGATCCACACACTGGCACTGGCCCCTGTGCCAGCGCCGAGACAGGTGACCGAGCACGTTTAGTAGGAGGAGGCTGACTCTTATTCCTGAAGCTGTAGATATAAATCCACTTTACAGTGGGATAAAATCTTATCCTTTTGTCCTGTGTTCCTTCAGGTGTCAGAGAGCAGTGATCACAGGATACTGTCGGTGTCTGAAGTTCTGAGCGGCAGGTAAAGGCATTATTGTTCTTGTGAATAACAGACCAGACTCCCAGCGCCCTGCATGCTCATCCACTCCAGGGCTTCCTTTCCCAAGGTGCTGATGACGTCAACCCAGTGGACTTGTTTAAAGCCCACAGGCGGAAACTAAGATGATATTAAAACTGAGAACGAGAGGCtcttctttacgcaaagggtggTGGAAGTGGTGAACAAGCTTTGCACCGTCATTGAAGCCAATAAGTTTCCAggaacagctgggtgagatccagAGCTTAATTAGCTACTCAAATTGAAACGAACCAGATGGGCCGAACGGCCTTCTCTCTATTGCAGCTTCTCTTGTGTTCTCATCATGCGCAGGCCCTTCAGATCACGTGTGTTTCCTTCGAATTGTCGCTCCACCTCGGTCTGTGCAGATCGAGTCGCGGTAAGGAAACAAGCTTGCATCTCCAGCTCCTGCAGCTGCTTCTGTACAGGAGCCTCGTGCAGCTGGCAGAGCCTGacgtggatcagactgctgggcAGCGGGAGTCAGGTGACAGGACTGTAAATCCTGGAGTGGACCAGACTGCTGGGCAGCAGGAGTCTGGTGATAAGACTGTaaatcctggagtggatcagactacTGGGCAACAGGAGTCTGGTGACAGGACTGTAAATCCTGgaatggatcagactgctgtctgGCTTGGACTTGCttcccttttttaatttattctctCTGTTTTGCTCTTGCTCGCAGGACTCTCTTCTCCCTCGTCTCATTCAAGGGCCGAATATCCCAGAGAATCACACTGCAGGGTTTTAGAGACAAGACTCCTGATGTCCAGCTACAGCCCAGCTTGTGTGGTAAGTGCCTGACTGTACGTCATCTTTCTGttagtgttaatggactgtagtgtccagtgtgtctgtattaacccttctctctcagtgcagtgttaatggactgtagtgttcagtgtgtctgtattaacccttctctctcagtgcagtgttaatggactgtagtgtccagtgtgtctgtattaacctctctctctcagtgcagtgttagtgtactgtagtgtccagtgtgtctgtattaacccctctctctctcagtgcagtgttaatgtactgtagtgcccagtgtgtctgtattaacccctctctctcagtgcagtgttaatggactgtagtgtccagtgtgtctgtattaacccctctctctcagggcagtgttaatgtactgtagtgtccagtgtgtctgtattaacccctctctctcagggcagtgttaatgtactgtagtgtccagtgtgtctgtatttactcctctctctctcagtgcagtgttaatggactgtagtgtccagtgtgtctgtattaacccctctctctcagggcagtgttaatggactgtagtgtccagtgtgtctgtattaacccttctctctcagtgcagtgttaatggactgtagtgttcagtgtgtctgtattaacccttctctctcagtgcagtgttaatggactgtagtgtccagtgtgtctgtattaacctctctctctcagtgcagtgttagtgtactgtagtgtccagtgtgtctgtattaacccctctctctctcagtgcagtgttaatgtactgtagtgcccagtgtgtctgtattaacccctctctctcagtgcagtgttaatggactgtagtgtccagtgtgtctgtattaacccctctctctcagggcagtgttaatgtactgtagtgtccagtgtgtctgtattaacccctctctctcagtgcagtgttaatgtactgtagtgtccagtgtgtctgtatttactcctctctctctcagtgcagtgttaatggactgtagtgtccagtgtgtctgtattaacccctctctctcagggcagtgttaatggactgtagtgtccagtgtgtctgtattaacccctctctctcagtgcagtgttagtgtactgtagtgtccagtgtgtctgtatttactCCTCTAGGTGTGGCAGTGGAGAAGGCTCCTGGTGCGAGGCTGACAGTGTGTGATTGTCTTACGCCCTGGATCTCTCTTCAGGTCTACATTGAACTATCCCACAATCCCTACACTCCTGGTCTCATCCCAGGAGCCACTGTGCTGTTCCAGAAATTCCACAGGAGAGTCTCCCGGTCAGTGTGGGAAGTACAGGGTGCCTGATAGGTACTTGGTCGGGTCTGGAGCTGGGACTGTAGTGTGGAACAGGGGGCAGTGAAGGCTCATTCTCACAGGGCTAAGTGATGCACTGGCAACAGTGTTTGCCGCTCAGAGCACAGCTGAGACAAGTCGTAAGAGCAGATAGCTGAGAGGGTGGCCTGGCGGAGCTAAACATTACTCATTCGTTCCACACACTGATCATCCCTCTGTAATGCGGAACTTATGATGAAAACCTATGAACGTGACCCACTTTGTGTGCTGCACATGGTGCCACTCAGCCATGTTTCAGTcaggttgtgttgtgttgttgtgtcTTAGGGCCCACAGTGTGTACAGCCACTCTGAGCCAGCTGTGTGACACTCaggttgtgttgtgtgttgtgttgttgtgtcTTAGGGCCCACAGTGTGTACTGCCGCTCTGTGCCACTCAGCTGTGTGACAGTTGAACAGCTGGGAAACGGACAAAGCTGGTGAGTCTGAAATCTCTTGCTCTCCGTCCCTCTCTGTCCATTCCTCACAGTCCCTCTTTGTCTGTTCCTCACACTccctctctatctctctctgtCCGTTCCTcacactctctctctttccttctcTGTCTCTGATCGGTAATAGACCAGGTGACACCTACTCATGTCTGAAGCCATAAACATTCGTGGCCTCAGAGAAAGAACCTCTCTCAGGACACAGGTTGAACTCTGTGGCCCTCACATGGTGGGTTTGAGCAGGTGGGACTGTCTGCTATGAGCTAAGACACACAGAAGCTTGTGGTAATTCTGAACTGAGCAAGTGTGCACTGGGGAATGTGTAAGAATGCATGAGAACTCATTTAATTTGACGACTTTTATTATGATGATTGATTATCTCTGTTCATCTATGATGTGTCTTTTTATTCTCAATGGATTCATGGGCTTCTTCTTGCCTTTTTCCTATCATCAGGCCTGCGGACTCCTCAGGCCATCCCTCCTCCGAAACTCCCCTTCCCATCATGCTCCTGGGGGAGTGGGGAGCCGGGCAGCCCCGGTGCATTATGGGTCGTGTGCGATGTCATGTAGTGTGCGTCCTCTTCCTGCAGCTGCAGTGGGTGTGCTCACTGTGCAGCAGTGTCTTCAAACAGGTCCGTCTCTTGTAAATTCCCCCTGTATCTGTACACTTTATCTGCTTAGATAAGCCAAAATTGTGAATGTATCTCCAGATCTAATGGTGATGAGTGTGAATGTGAAGTTACTGATGAGCTGTTCTGAGTGTCTTTACAGTCTACAGATCTGATGATGAGTGTAAATATGAAGTTACAGATGAGCTGTTCTGAGTGTCTTTACAGTCTCTACAGATCTGAGGAAGATGGGTGTTTCTGTGAAGTTATAGCTCTTTTGTCCTTTAGCTTGTGTTATAGTCTTGTGTTTCTGTGTCCAACAGGGTCGCTGCACCAGGAATTACCCCCCCTGTCACTCTGACAGTGGAGTCTTCCAGGCAGAGGCAAAGTAAGAATGTGGCTGGGCAACTGCAGTCTGTGTATCTCTGTAATTTCTGATTGTCCATCAGTAAGCCACTGGGTCAGTCTGTCCAAGTGTCTTTAGCAGTGTCTGTATGTCTGTCCAGGGCTGTGGTGGAGGATGGCAGTGGGGAGGCCCAGGTGTGGTTCTCAACTCCGACAGTCCCAGCGCTGCTGTCATTGGGTCCCTCAGAGTGGGAGGGGCTGCAGACGCACATCAGAGCCAGAGGTCACCTGAGGGTCATCCATCGAGGGAGGAGTCCTGAGAACAGAGTGAGCGAGAGGAAAAGGAGATGGTGCTGAGAGCAGAGAATGATTGTGTGATAGAGGCACATTGTAACAGATCactctgctgtctgtgtgaTACAGCACTGCTGTGTTCCTTCTACAGGTCTCGGTACAGAGTGAGGACCTCCTGCTCCTCTACCTCTCTGCACTGTGCGTCAGCTCACTGGTCTGTCGCAGCATCAGCCTTTCCTGCCGCCTGGGCTCCAGAGACCCCAGCCTGAGACACGGTGAGACAGGAAGCAGCTACACAGGACAGCCCCACTACTGCACATCCCCACTCTGCACACCCCCACGCTGCACAGCGTCACACAGCACACCCCCACGCTGCACAGCGTCACACAGCACACCCCCACGCTGCACAGCGTCACACAGCACATCCCCACTCTGCACAGCGTCACACAGCACATCCCCACTCTGCACAGCGTCACACAGCACAGCGTCACACAGCACACCCCCACTCTGCACAGCGTCACACAGCACACCCTCACGCTGCACAGCGTCACACAGCACACCCCCACGCTGCACAGCGTCACACAGCACACCCCCACGCTGCACAGCGTCACACAGCACACCCCCACGCTGCACAGCGTCACACAGCACACCCCCACGCTGCACAGCGTCACACAGCACACCCCCACGCTGCACAGCGTCACACTGCACACCCCCACGCTGCACAGCGTCACACAGCACAGCGTCACACAGCACACCCCCACGCTGCACAGCGTCACACAGCACAGCGTCACACAGCACACCCCCACGCTGCACAGCGTCACACAGCACAGCGTCACACTGCACAGCGTCACACAGCACATCCCCACTCTGCACAGCGTCAAACAGCACAGCGTCACACAGCACACCCCCACGCTGCACAGCGTCACACAGCACACCCCCACGCTGCACAGCGTCACACAGCACATCCCCACGCTGCACAGCGTCACTCTGCACACCCCCACGCTGCACAGCGTCACTCTGCACACCCCCACGCTGCACAGCGTCACTCTGCACACCCCCACGCTGCACAGCGTCACACTGCACACCCCCACGCTGCACAGCGTCACACAGCACAGCGTCACACAGCACAGCGTCACACAGCACAGCGTCACACTGCACAGCGTCACACAGCACATCCCCACTCTGCACAGCGTCAAACAGCACAGCGTCACACAGCACATCCCCACTCTGCACAGCGTCAAACAGCACAGCGTCACACAGCACACCCCCACGCTGCACAGCGTCACACAGCACACCCCCACGCTGCACAGCGTCACACAGCACATCCCCACTCTGCACAGCGTCACACAGCACAGCGTCACACAGCACACCCCCACGCTGCACAGCGTCACACAGCACATTCCCACTCTGCACAGCGTCACACAGCACACCCCCACTCTGCACACCCCCACTCTGCACACCCCCACTCTGCACACCCCCACGCTGCACAGCGTCACACAGCACACCCCCACGCTGCACAGCGTCACACAGCACACCCCCACGCTGCACAGCGTCACACAGCACACCCCCACGCTGCACAGCGTCACACAGCACAGCGTCACACAGCACACCCCCACGCTGCACAGCGTCACACAGCACACCCCCACGCTGCACAGCgtcacacagcacactcccacgCTGCACAGCGTCACACAGCACAGCGTCACACAGCACACCCCCACGCTGCACAGCGTCACACAGCACACCCCCACTCTGCACAGCGTCACACAGCACAGCGTCACACAGCACACCCCCACGCTGCACAGCGTCACACAGCACACCCCCACTCTGCACACCCCCACTCTGCACACCCCCACTCTGCACAGCGTCACACAGCACAGCGTCACACAGCACACCCCCACGCTGCACAGCGTCACACAGCACACCCCCACTCTGCACAGCGTCACACAGCACAGCGTCACACAGCACACCCCCACGCTGCACAGCGTCACACAGCACACCCCCACTCTGCACACCCCCACTCTGCACACCCCCACTCTGCACAGCGTCACACAGCACAGCGTCACACAGCACACCCCCACGCTGCACAGTGTCACACAGCACACCCCCACTCTGCACAGCGTCACACAGCACAGCGTCACACAGCACACCCCCACGCTGCACAGCGTCACACAGCACACCCCCACGCTGCACAGCGTCACACAGCACATTCCCACTCTGCACAGCGTCACACAGCACAGTTCCATTTGTTCCTCTTTCACCTCCAGTGGTGTCTGTGCTTCTCCAGGGAGCTGCCAGGTGAAGAGGTTCTCCCGGGGGGATCGCGACTTCATCACCAAGATCCCAGCACA is a window from the Lepisosteus oculatus isolate fLepOcu1 chromosome 3, fLepOcu1.hap2, whole genome shotgun sequence genome containing:
- the ctc1 gene encoding CST complex subunit CTC1 isoform X3; this encodes MGELVARQHTPCCSHVTWSTSQFREWAQEGERRVANCRVLPRDNLLLIGCLTDHHSSSLGREAVYDGSLSLKDGSGSLYCEVLHLSTDWLGRLMLFPNWNYIPQNAASSGQKVEGYLELCCPPLPILPSPLTLEPEEPLFQGALRPHETARLLKQRFRSPGVRLVVCGQVSLLCPLLNIAGKTFFCFTLSDRERENSVPMLVTNPSLLHWRQCLSVGVSVVISGLRVCTLRRVAAQLVLCPTPQSRLWPLKHFKAPWETPGQAQADTQALLSRWTQGQTEEQTLTDTETDEQTAGDTQTEGQTLTDTETEGQPAGDTQTEGQTLTDTETEEQRTGDTWTQEQTGDTQKEEQTAGDTWTQEQTAGQMDPEPDRTTGPKTDRQPVSVKPVLRCTAKRSKVIDYKGVISRVLIAEAGLYELDGEVGLCLAYQQVLNYGRGLRPGAEVKLSHVHFMYRPSPHFPPTLLCCCLRTALQIEGFSAVGSEFMPFHHQKSLYVRVLLERELGVSQYLWACHCAATLGERLCPRVVRPGRMRAVAGRFLRSLLADSEAGAPGRRDIYREMLEEPHCCPLVEYSANAPPPCQTPSVSELVSLGESLGWDSLCLPSLLPPTAPHLTSAELNPFLAWSVLSQPAWSLRPPAVLAGVLKPCGRSGRLQLLDQTGAVECVCVERDGDTQRALSDTAWIGCLVSVRRFSIVTERFLKTEFPSWRHLDQQQYIKERSCRVYVQFCVGDLELLSPSAAMSRLRSAGQTQSPGVRKTPGDPEGLGGARKTPGDPEGLGGARKTLGDPEGLGGARKRLRGVAEDAEESEWGAGVQSTKGAGPRAAPLSSSPACTLTSAGSIRSEVATPPPCVSVLFRVLEKEGLSFRNMASNQAPGPAGLKMSFGASAVLLGEPRVCAGDSNNTHLPPEETESGDNGAPCRVQLLFLGGAVRWFHLLQPGCLYRLVAPDTADPSILSSPSRPTYTGPQCPEARSLPVLPHWQIHTLALAPVPAPRQVSESSDHRILSVSEVLSGRTLFSLVSFKGRISQRITLQGFRDKTPDVQLQPSLCGVAVEKAPGARLTVCDCLTPWISLQVYIELSHNPYTPGLIPGATVLFQKFHRRVSRAHSVYCRSVPLSCVTVEQLGNGQSWPADSSGHPSSETPLPIMLLGEWGAGQPRCIMGRVRCHVVCVLFLQLQWVCSLCSSVFKQGRCTRNYPPCHSDSGVFQAEAKAVVEDGSGEAQVWFSTPTVPALLSLGPSEWEGLQTHIRARGHLRVIHRGRSPENRVSVQSEDLLLLYLSALCVSSLVCRSISLSCRLGSRDPSLRHGSCQVKRFSRGDRDFITKIPAHPQLTCAELREMEYTP
- the ctc1 gene encoding CST complex subunit CTC1 isoform X4, translated to MLFPNWNYIPQNAASSGQKVEGYLELCCPPLPILPSPLTLEPEEPLFQGALRPHETARLLKQRFRSPGVRLVVCGQVSLLCPLLNIAGKTFFCFTLSDRERENSVPMLVTNPSLLHWRQCLSVGVSVVISGLRVCTLRRVAAQLVLCPTPQSRLWPLKHFKAPWETPGQAQADTQALLSRWTQGQTEEQTLTDTETDEQTAGDTQTEGQTLTDTETEGQPAGDTQTEGQTLTDTETEEQRTGDTWTQEQTGDTQKEEQTAGDTWTQEQTAGQMDPEPDRTTGPKTDRQPVSVKPVLRCTAKRSKVIDYKGVISRVLIAEAGLYELDGEVGLCLAYQQVLNYGRGLRPGAEVKLSHVHFMYRPSPHFPPTLLCCCLRTALQIEGFSAVGSEFMPFHHQKSLYVRVLLERELGVSQYLWACHCAATLGERLCPRVVRPGRMRAVAGRFLRSLLADSEAGAPGRRDIYREMLEEPHCCPLVEYSANAPPPCQTPSVSELVSLGESLGWDSLCLPSLLPPTAPHLTSAELNPFLAWSVLSQPAWSLRPPAVLAGVLKPCGRSGRLQLLDQTGAVECVCVERDGDTQRALSDTAWIGCLVSVRRFSIVTERFLKTEFPSWRHLDQQQYIKERSCRVYVQFCVGDLELLSPSAAMSRLRSAGQTQSPGVRKTPGDPEGLGGARKTPGDPEGLGGARKTLGDPEGLGGARKRLRGVAEDAEESEWGAGVQSTKGAGPRAAPLSSSPACTLTSAGSIRSEVATPPPCVSVLFRVLEKEGLSFRNMASNQAPGPAGLKMSFGASAVLLGEPRVCAGDSNNTHLPPEETESGDNGAPCRVQLLFLGGAVRWFHLLQPGCLYRLVAPDTADPSILSSPSRPTYTGPQCPEARSLPVLPHWQIHTLALAPVPAPRQVSESSDHRILSVSEVLSGRTLFSLVSFKGRISQRITLQGFRDKTPDVQLQPSLCGVAVEKAPGARLTVCDCLTPWISLQVYIELSHNPYTPGLIPGATVLFQKFHRRVSRAHSVYCRSVPLSCVTVEQLGNGQSWPADSSGHPSSETPLPIMLLGEWGAGQPRCIMGRVRCHVVCVLFLQLQWVCSLCSSVFKQGRCTRNYPPCHSDSGVFQAEAKAVVEDGSGEAQVWFSTPTVPALLSLGPSEWEGLQTHIRARGHLRVIHRGRSPENRVSVQSEDLLLLYLSALCVSSLVCRSISLSCRLGSRDPSLRHGSCQVKRFSRGDRDFITKIPAHPQLTCAELREMEYTP